Proteins found in one Pectobacterium atrosepticum genomic segment:
- a CDS encoding molybdopterin synthase sulfur carrier subunit translates to MIKILFFAQVRELIETDSLSLPADYATVEEVRQALCQRGARWELALEAGKLLAAVNQSLVELTHPLQDGDEVAFFPPVTGG, encoded by the coding sequence ATGATTAAGATTCTGTTTTTTGCGCAGGTGCGTGAATTGATCGAAACAGACAGCCTGTCGCTGCCCGCTGATTATGCCACCGTAGAGGAGGTTCGACAGGCGTTGTGCCAACGTGGTGCTCGTTGGGAATTAGCATTGGAAGCCGGCAAATTGTTGGCAGCAGTAAATCAGTCGCTGGTTGAGTTGACGCACCCGCTACAGGACGGTGATGAAGTCGCCTTTTTCCCACCGGTAACGGGAGGTTGA
- the moaE gene encoding molybdopterin synthase catalytic subunit MoaE translates to MAETRIQVGEENFNVGDEYQWLAQCDEDGAVVTFTGKVRNHNLAKDVSALTLEHYPGMTEKALAEIVELARERWELPRVSVIHRVGALYPGDEIVFVGVSAAHRSAAFDAAQFIMDYLKTRAPFWKREATPEGEHWIESRDSDKQAAQRW, encoded by the coding sequence GTGGCAGAAACGCGTATTCAGGTCGGCGAAGAGAACTTCAACGTAGGTGATGAGTATCAGTGGCTGGCACAGTGTGATGAAGACGGCGCAGTCGTGACGTTCACGGGTAAGGTGCGTAATCACAATTTGGCGAAAGACGTCAGCGCACTCACGTTGGAACATTATCCCGGCATGACGGAAAAAGCGCTGGCAGAGATTGTCGAGCTGGCACGCGAACGTTGGGAACTGCCGCGTGTGAGCGTGATTCATCGGGTAGGCGCACTCTATCCGGGCGATGAAATTGTGTTTGTTGGCGTCAGTGCCGCCCACCGCAGCGCGGCATTTGATGCCGCCCAATTCATCATGGATTACCTGAAAACCCGCGCGCCATTCTGGAAGCGAGAAGCCACGCCGGAAGGTGAGCATTGGATTGAATCGCGAGACAGTGATAAACAGGCCGCGCAGCGCTGGTAG
- a CDS encoding Bax inhibitor-1/YccA family protein, producing the protein MDRYPRSGSIVERSQSGLQAYMAQVYGWMTCGLLLTAFVSWYAANTPAVLNFVFSSQITFFGLIIAQLGLVFVISGMVQRLSGTVATSLFMLYSALTGLTLSSIFIMYSGESIASTFVITAGMFGAMSLYGYTTKRDLSGFGSMLFMALIGIVLASLVNLWLKSEALMWAVTYIGVVVFVGLTAYDTQKLKNIGEQLSVDDKDSFRKYSIVGALTLYLDFINLFLMLLRIFGNRR; encoded by the coding sequence ATGGACAGATATCCACGCTCTGGTTCAATCGTTGAGCGCTCGCAGTCTGGTCTACAGGCCTATATGGCACAGGTTTATGGCTGGATGACTTGTGGCCTGCTGCTGACGGCATTCGTCTCCTGGTATGCGGCGAATACGCCCGCCGTACTGAATTTTGTTTTCTCCAGCCAGATCACTTTCTTTGGACTGATCATTGCCCAACTGGGGCTGGTATTTGTCATTTCCGGCATGGTACAGCGCCTGAGCGGCACGGTTGCCACGTCGTTGTTTATGCTTTATTCCGCGTTGACGGGGCTGACGCTCTCCAGCATTTTCATCATGTACTCTGGTGAGTCCATCGCTAGCACCTTTGTGATTACGGCAGGGATGTTCGGGGCGATGAGCCTGTACGGCTACACCACGAAGCGTGATTTAAGCGGCTTCGGCAGCATGTTGTTTATGGCGCTGATCGGGATTGTTCTGGCTTCGCTGGTGAACCTGTGGCTGAAAAGCGAAGCGCTGATGTGGGCAGTAACCTATATCGGTGTGGTGGTGTTTGTCGGTCTCACCGCGTATGACACCCAGAAACTGAAAAATATCGGCGAGCAGTTGTCTGTTGATGACAAAGATAGCTTCCGCAAATACTCCATCGTCGGCGCGTTGACGCTGTACCTCGACTTCATCAACCTGTTCCTGATGCTGCTGCGTATTTTCGGTAATCGTCGTTAA
- a CDS encoding TonB-dependent receptor, with protein sequence MRTLLALMPCVLIAPAYAQDDTTKKGDSSGDEMVITASRSNIQQQKAPQVVTVITKEQIEQQMQVTSDSSQILSNLLPSFSPSRQKMSGSGETFRGRAALVMIDGIPQSNPLRPTGREMHTVDYSMVERIEVIHGANATNGMGATGGVINIITRRPENGSFNQHVSVQTTIPTEKIRGETASYKTTYRVDGRQDYLDYLFAIGYENQGLYLDGNNRPVGVDNTQGDTMDSRAYDIMAKVGYWLDDYQRIQLSVNRYHIKNENNYLSVDGIRDQGIPTTSVRGTPPGEAPNNSIWTTGLTYEHHDLAGMKLSALVFNQRYEALFGATISNTFQDPAIAPRGTLYEQSRSVANKYGTKLALTKDDLLDDTLKVTVGFDTLYDKGKQDLYLTKRTYVPEMEYTNYSPFIQGEYQLLDKVTLHAGVRHEIAKLQVGDYQTLASNGGYTVEGGSPKFNETLYNAGIVYAATDSLSLFANYSEGFGMPDVGRALRSINRPGVSLKNFDGFKPIVTDNVETGFRFKRDKFDFEASYFESKSKLGERVRESGGVFLSDRQRTQIRGVEVTTGYQINEQHKINASYAHSEGKYDNNGDGKVDKKFNGLNIAPDRLITSWSANWNDNWSSFVQANYAFGRSFDDAGMAFDGYLLMDAAVGYKLPYGRLNVAVANLLDKQYITYYSQAALVNDTRYFSGRGRTMTLGYSIDF encoded by the coding sequence ATGCGCACTTTACTTGCATTGATGCCATGCGTGCTGATTGCTCCGGCGTATGCACAGGATGATACGACCAAAAAGGGTGATTCGAGCGGTGATGAGATGGTGATTACCGCCTCACGCTCGAATATCCAGCAGCAGAAAGCGCCGCAGGTGGTTACGGTGATTACTAAGGAGCAAATCGAGCAGCAGATGCAGGTTACCTCCGACTCATCGCAAATTCTGAGCAATCTGCTTCCTTCGTTCTCCCCCAGTCGTCAGAAAATGAGCGGCAGCGGCGAAACTTTCCGTGGTCGTGCAGCGTTGGTGATGATCGACGGCATTCCCCAATCTAACCCGCTGCGCCCCACCGGACGTGAGATGCATACGGTCGACTATTCGATGGTCGAGCGTATTGAAGTGATTCACGGTGCCAACGCCACCAATGGCATGGGCGCGACAGGTGGGGTGATTAACATCATTACCCGTCGCCCGGAAAACGGTTCGTTTAATCAACATGTCAGTGTGCAGACCACGATTCCGACTGAAAAGATTCGTGGCGAAACTGCCAGCTATAAAACCACTTATCGGGTGGATGGACGTCAAGACTATCTCGATTATCTGTTCGCGATTGGCTACGAGAATCAGGGGTTGTATCTGGATGGCAACAATCGTCCCGTTGGCGTGGATAATACGCAGGGCGACACCATGGACTCTCGCGCCTATGACATCATGGCGAAAGTCGGATACTGGCTGGATGACTATCAGCGTATTCAACTGAGCGTAAATCGCTACCACATTAAAAACGAAAATAACTACCTTAGCGTGGATGGTATCCGCGATCAGGGCATCCCTACGACGTCAGTGCGCGGCACACCGCCGGGCGAAGCGCCAAATAACAGTATTTGGACGACGGGATTAACCTACGAGCACCACGATTTGGCGGGGATGAAGCTGTCCGCTCTGGTGTTTAATCAACGCTATGAAGCGCTGTTTGGCGCAACGATTTCAAATACTTTCCAGGATCCGGCGATTGCTCCCCGAGGTACGCTTTATGAGCAGTCACGATCCGTCGCCAATAAGTACGGCACCAAGCTTGCGTTGACCAAAGACGACTTGCTGGATGACACGCTGAAGGTCACGGTGGGTTTCGATACCTTGTATGATAAAGGGAAACAGGATCTCTACCTGACCAAGCGTACCTACGTGCCGGAGATGGAATACACCAACTATTCACCGTTTATTCAGGGAGAATATCAACTGCTGGATAAGGTAACGCTACACGCGGGCGTACGCCATGAAATCGCTAAGCTACAGGTCGGTGACTATCAAACGCTGGCATCCAATGGCGGTTATACAGTGGAGGGCGGTAGCCCAAAATTTAATGAGACGCTGTATAACGCCGGTATTGTTTATGCGGCAACAGATTCCCTGAGCCTGTTCGCTAACTACTCGGAAGGGTTTGGTATGCCGGATGTGGGCCGTGCGCTACGTTCCATTAACCGTCCGGGTGTTAGCCTGAAAAATTTCGACGGCTTTAAGCCGATTGTGACGGATAACGTAGAAACGGGATTCAGATTTAAACGTGATAAGTTTGACTTCGAAGCCAGTTATTTTGAGTCCAAATCGAAACTGGGTGAGCGTGTTAGAGAGAGCGGTGGCGTATTTTTGTCCGATCGTCAGCGTACGCAGATCCGAGGGGTAGAGGTGACTACAGGCTACCAAATTAACGAGCAGCATAAAATTAATGCCTCTTACGCCCACAGTGAAGGGAAGTATGACAATAACGGCGATGGCAAGGTGGATAAAAAATTCAACGGTCTGAATATTGCTCCGGATCGTCTTATCACTAGCTGGTCGGCGAACTGGAATGATAACTGGAGCTCATTCGTACAGGCGAATTATGCCTTTGGCCGCAGTTTTGACGATGCGGGTATGGCCTTTGATGGCTACCTGTTGATGGATGCTGCCGTGGGTTACAAGCTGCCATATGGTCGTCTCAATGTCGCGGTGGCTAACCTGCTGGATAAGCAGTACATCACCTACTATTCGCAGGCTGCCCTTGTTAACGATACGCGCTATTTCTCTGGGCGTGGTCGCACGATGACATTGGGTTATTCGATTGATTTCTAA
- a CDS encoding iron-siderophore ABC transporter substrate-binding protein has translation MSKFSHVQKSATRQRFSLAVLLSFLLVTLAQAAEPSRQVRHALGVTTVTGTPLRIVTLFQGATDAAVALGIKPIGVVESWAEKPIYRYLRPALQGVTLVGLETQPSLETIALLKPDLIVASTFRHEKIYGLLSQIAPTIALDRVSEFKDTVQMMGVALNREDKTHEILSHWDRRVNSLRDRLKARFGDRWPLSVSILEFREDHMRSYLPASFAGSVLSEIGFVWSRPESYTSGLMQKLTSKESIPVVDADLFFVLLRSDKPAVVQNYRDWQAHPLWQRLHAPRQQQVYPVDNVAWSLSGGILGANNMLDDIERQFAGKAEPASKKSDVVEESQTR, from the coding sequence ATGTCTAAGTTTAGCCATGTCCAAAAATCAGCAACACGGCAGCGTTTTTCGCTGGCCGTGTTGTTGTCTTTTCTGCTGGTGACGTTGGCGCAGGCGGCAGAACCGTCGCGTCAGGTTCGGCATGCGCTGGGTGTGACCACCGTGACAGGGACGCCGCTGCGCATAGTGACGCTGTTTCAGGGCGCGACTGACGCTGCCGTTGCACTGGGAATTAAGCCGATTGGCGTGGTGGAATCATGGGCGGAGAAGCCGATTTACCGCTATCTTCGCCCCGCGTTGCAGGGCGTGACGCTGGTTGGGCTGGAAACGCAGCCTAGCCTGGAAACGATCGCGTTACTCAAGCCCGATCTCATCGTGGCGTCTACCTTTCGGCATGAAAAGATCTACGGTCTGCTGTCGCAGATTGCGCCGACGATTGCGCTGGACAGGGTGTCTGAATTTAAGGACACGGTACAGATGATGGGCGTAGCGCTTAACAGGGAAGATAAGACGCATGAGATTTTATCCCACTGGGATCGACGCGTGAATTCGCTGCGTGACAGGCTAAAGGCGCGATTTGGCGATCGCTGGCCGCTCAGCGTTTCCATTCTCGAATTCCGTGAGGATCACATGCGCAGCTATCTACCCGCCAGCTTTGCCGGGTCGGTGCTGTCGGAAATCGGCTTTGTCTGGTCGCGGCCGGAAAGCTACACGTCAGGTCTAATGCAAAAGCTTACGAGCAAAGAGAGTATTCCCGTGGTGGATGCCGATCTATTCTTTGTGCTGCTGCGTTCAGACAAACCTGCGGTGGTGCAGAATTATCGAGATTGGCAGGCCCACCCGCTTTGGCAGCGGCTGCATGCCCCTCGCCAGCAGCAGGTGTATCCGGTAGATAACGTGGCCTGGAGCCTGTCTGGCGGTATTTTGGGCGCAAATAACATGCTGGACGATATCGAACGGCAGTTCGCTGGCAAGGCAGAACCTGCGAGCAAAAAAAGCGATGTCGTAGAGGAGAGTCAGACGCGATGA
- a CDS encoding iron ABC transporter permease, with protein MRQCIVMAAGITLLLLSIVASLMLGQTTISFGAVFRALFYYDPQQIDHILVLTTRLSRTVIALVVGASLAVAGALMQALTRNPLASPGIFGINAGAMFAVVLLSSLLTFSSQVALAWTAYLGAAVAGVMVYVLGTLGNARSSHLRIVLAGAAISALFISFTQALLVINQDGLDSMLFWLAGSVSGRNLSMLLPLLPYFVIALCLTLLLARHLNILVAGDEIAKGLGQRTALVRALSGLCVIGLAGGAVAIAGNIGFVGLIVPHIVRRMLSADHRWLLPGCAIFGATLLLLADVAARLLIVPQEVPVGAMTALLGAPFFIYLARRGLRHG; from the coding sequence ATGAGACAGTGCATCGTGATGGCAGCGGGTATTACACTGCTGCTGTTGAGTATCGTCGCTAGCCTGATGCTGGGGCAAACCACGATTTCATTTGGTGCCGTGTTCAGGGCGCTATTCTATTACGATCCGCAGCAGATCGATCACATTCTGGTGTTGACGACCCGCCTGTCGCGGACGGTGATTGCTCTCGTTGTCGGTGCCAGCCTTGCCGTTGCCGGGGCGCTAATGCAGGCGTTGACGCGTAACCCACTAGCCTCGCCGGGAATATTTGGCATTAATGCCGGAGCCATGTTTGCCGTCGTGCTGCTGTCTTCGCTGTTGACCTTTTCCTCGCAGGTTGCGTTGGCATGGACGGCCTATCTCGGCGCAGCTGTTGCTGGCGTCATGGTGTACGTGTTGGGAACGTTGGGCAATGCGCGTTCCAGCCACTTACGCATCGTGCTGGCCGGTGCCGCTATCAGCGCGCTGTTTATTTCGTTTACGCAGGCGCTGCTGGTGATCAATCAGGATGGGCTGGATAGCATGCTGTTCTGGCTAGCCGGTTCGGTATCCGGGCGCAACCTGTCGATGCTGTTGCCGCTGCTGCCGTACTTTGTTATCGCGCTATGTCTCACGCTGCTGCTGGCGCGTCACCTCAATATTCTGGTGGCGGGTGACGAGATCGCCAAAGGGCTGGGGCAGCGTACCGCGCTAGTCCGTGCGTTGTCTGGGCTGTGCGTGATTGGGCTGGCGGGGGGAGCGGTGGCGATAGCCGGAAATATCGGCTTTGTCGGGCTAATCGTGCCGCATATCGTGCGTCGCATGCTGTCTGCCGATCACCGTTGGCTGTTGCCCGGTTGTGCAATTTTCGGTGCGACGCTGCTGCTGCTGGCCGATGTCGCTGCGCGTTTGCTAATTGTGCCGCAGGAAGTTCCGGTCGGGGCAATGACCGCGCTATTAGGAGCGCCATTCTTCATTTATCTGGCGAGAAGGGGGCTGCGACATGGGTAA
- a CDS encoding iron ABC transporter permease, translated as MGKVCTVRIGSVSRQIDLRTSAVAVSLLLVLLAVVFLSLSLGQIVLSPTQVMSALLGKADSGVHFIVNDLRLPRALLALLVGGALAISGLILQSIVRNPLASPDILGITSGASAAAVFFLSFLATTISQRWLPLAAMGGAWITAIAIYLLAWKQGASPLRLVLVGVGLSAIMGAAVTMMLVFSPIGTTLTAYVWLTGSIYGAQWQHVSALAGWLLLGAPFLVGLARHVNVHELDDALACGVGQSVGRIRLALLTLSVALAGAAIAYAGAMAFVGLLAPHIAKKLASRSFPGLALVSALTGGLLVMVADLLGRTAFLPLDLPAGIFISVLGTPFFIYLLLRQRY; from the coding sequence ATGGGTAAGGTGTGTACCGTGCGCATAGGGAGCGTTTCGCGCCAGATTGATTTACGTACCTCAGCGGTAGCGGTTTCGCTCCTTCTGGTGCTGTTGGCTGTCGTATTCCTCTCGCTGTCGCTAGGGCAGATTGTGCTGTCGCCCACGCAGGTGATGTCGGCGCTGCTGGGAAAGGCAGACAGCGGCGTGCACTTTATTGTCAACGACTTGCGTTTGCCGCGTGCGCTGCTGGCGCTGTTGGTGGGTGGGGCGCTGGCGATATCCGGTTTGATTCTGCAAAGCATTGTGCGTAACCCGCTGGCCTCGCCGGATATTCTGGGGATTACCAGCGGTGCATCGGCGGCAGCGGTGTTCTTTCTCTCGTTTCTGGCGACAACGATAAGCCAGCGTTGGCTCCCACTGGCGGCAATGGGCGGGGCGTGGATTACGGCGATCGCCATTTATCTGTTGGCCTGGAAACAAGGCGCATCACCGCTGCGGTTGGTGCTGGTCGGCGTGGGCCTGTCTGCCATTATGGGCGCGGCGGTTACGATGATGCTGGTGTTTAGCCCGATAGGCACGACATTGACGGCCTATGTGTGGCTGACGGGCAGTATTTACGGCGCACAGTGGCAGCATGTGTCAGCGCTGGCGGGCTGGTTGCTACTTGGCGCCCCGTTTCTGGTGGGGCTGGCGCGGCATGTCAACGTACATGAACTGGATGACGCGCTGGCCTGCGGCGTCGGGCAATCTGTCGGGCGTATCCGGCTTGCACTGCTGACGCTGAGCGTCGCGCTGGCTGGCGCGGCGATTGCCTACGCCGGTGCGATGGCGTTTGTCGGCCTGCTAGCACCGCATATTGCGAAAAAGCTGGCGAGTCGTTCATTTCCCGGACTGGCGCTGGTGTCGGCGTTGACAGGCGGTTTACTGGTGATGGTGGCCGATTTACTGGGTCGTACCGCGTTCCTGCCGCTGGATTTACCTGCCGGCATCTTTATCTCGGTGCTCGGGACGCCTTTCTTTATCTATTTATTGCTTCGGCAACGCTATTGA
- a CDS encoding ABC transporter ATP-binding protein, protein MFSENVSSKNVPPTSSDSREAIASQSLTLSYDKQIVIDALDISLPAQKISVLVGSNGCGKSTLLKSFARLLKPTSGTIIVNGADIHRQSTVEVAKSLAILPQTPTAPEGLTVYQLVKMGRYPHQSWLKQWSTTDEEKVLQALRSTGVLALKDRAVDSLSGGQRQRVWIAMTLAQDTDIVLLDEPTTYLDLAHQMEVLDLLRELNLQQQKTIVMVLHDLNLACRYAHHMVAVHDRTVFAQGNPRDILTEATVKTVFNLNCRIIDDPFFGTPLCIPFGREAAADVG, encoded by the coding sequence ATGTTTTCAGAAAACGTGTCTTCAAAGAATGTGCCTCCAACAAGTAGCGATTCCCGCGAGGCGATTGCCAGTCAGTCGCTGACGCTAAGTTACGATAAGCAGATCGTCATTGACGCGCTGGATATTTCGCTGCCAGCGCAGAAAATTTCGGTGCTGGTGGGCAGTAACGGCTGCGGTAAGAGCACGTTATTGAAGTCATTCGCCCGCCTGCTGAAACCAACGAGTGGAACGATTATTGTCAACGGGGCGGATATCCATCGGCAATCCACCGTTGAGGTGGCGAAATCCCTGGCGATTTTGCCGCAAACACCGACCGCGCCGGAAGGCCTGACGGTCTATCAACTGGTGAAAATGGGGCGTTACCCGCACCAGTCGTGGCTGAAGCAGTGGTCGACAACGGATGAGGAAAAAGTGCTTCAGGCGTTGCGTAGTACTGGCGTGCTGGCATTAAAGGATCGCGCAGTCGATTCTCTGTCCGGCGGCCAGCGCCAGCGCGTATGGATCGCGATGACGTTGGCGCAGGATACCGATATCGTCCTGCTGGATGAGCCGACGACCTACCTCGATCTGGCGCATCAGATGGAGGTGCTGGATTTGCTAAGGGAGTTGAATCTCCAGCAGCAGAAAACCATCGTCATGGTGCTGCATGATTTGAATCTTGCCTGCCGATACGCACATCACATGGTGGCGGTACATGACCGGACGGTGTTTGCACAGGGCAATCCGCGCGATATCCTTACCGAAGCTACGGTAAAAACGGTGTTTAACCTGAATTGCCGCATCATTGACGATCCGTTTTTCGGCACGCCGCTGTGTATTCCGTTTGGACGTGAAGCAGCGGCTGATGTCGGCTAA
- the rhlE gene encoding ATP-dependent RNA helicase RhlE — protein sequence MSFDSLGLSADILRAIEEQGYRDPTPVQRQAIPVVLEGRDLMASAQTGTGKTAGFTLPLLQLLTSREAQNKGKGRRPVRALILTPTRELAAQIDENVKAYSKYLPLRSLVVFGGVSINPQMMKLRGGVDILVATPGRLLDLEHQRAVDLSQIEILVLDEADRMLDMGFIHDIRRVLAKLPAKRQNLLFSATFSDEIKALANKLLTNPASVEVVRRNSPSELVTQHVHFVDKRRKRELLSQLIGENNWQQVLVFTRTKHGANHLAELLEKDGITAAAIHGNKSQGARTRALANFKDGGIRVLVATDIAARGLDIDQLPHVVNYELPNVPEDYVHRIGRTGRAEATGEALSLVCVDEHKLLRDIERLLKREIPRIAIEGYEPDPSIKAEPIVNGRQGSRGGSSGGARSASPRAPSGAPRGQSERSERSQGQGERRSADANRQPRKPGGNSDSPWGTGGKGNSGKGSGEGQRRAPRPQNRSKPADK from the coding sequence ATGTCATTTGATTCTCTCGGCCTGAGTGCCGATATTCTGCGCGCGATTGAAGAGCAGGGTTATCGCGATCCTACCCCTGTTCAGCGTCAGGCAATTCCTGTCGTGTTGGAAGGGCGCGATTTAATGGCCAGTGCCCAAACGGGTACGGGTAAAACGGCGGGCTTTACGCTGCCGTTATTGCAACTGCTGACGAGTCGCGAAGCGCAGAATAAAGGGAAAGGGCGCCGTCCAGTACGGGCGCTGATCCTGACGCCGACCCGTGAACTGGCGGCACAGATTGATGAGAACGTGAAGGCGTATAGCAAATATTTACCCCTGCGTTCACTGGTCGTATTCGGCGGCGTGAGCATCAACCCGCAGATGATGAAGCTGCGTGGCGGCGTGGATATTCTGGTGGCGACGCCGGGACGTCTGCTCGATCTGGAACATCAGCGTGCCGTTGACCTGTCTCAGATCGAAATTCTGGTGCTGGATGAAGCAGACCGGATGCTGGATATGGGCTTCATTCACGATATTCGCCGTGTACTGGCGAAGCTACCTGCTAAACGCCAAAACCTGCTGTTCTCCGCCACTTTCTCTGATGAGATCAAAGCGCTGGCGAACAAACTGCTGACCAATCCGGCTTCGGTCGAAGTCGTGCGTCGTAATTCGCCGTCTGAACTGGTCACGCAGCATGTACATTTTGTTGATAAGCGCCGCAAACGTGAACTGCTGTCGCAGCTAATTGGTGAAAACAACTGGCAGCAGGTACTGGTCTTTACCCGTACCAAGCACGGGGCTAACCACTTGGCCGAGCTGTTGGAAAAAGATGGTATCACCGCTGCGGCTATCCACGGTAATAAAAGTCAGGGTGCGCGTACTCGCGCGCTGGCCAACTTCAAGGACGGCGGCATCCGTGTGCTGGTCGCGACAGATATCGCCGCGCGCGGTCTGGATATCGACCAGTTGCCGCACGTTGTGAACTATGAACTGCCAAACGTGCCAGAAGATTACGTTCACCGTATCGGCCGTACCGGTCGTGCAGAAGCGACGGGCGAAGCGCTGTCGCTGGTGTGTGTGGATGAACACAAGCTGCTGCGTGACATCGAACGTCTGCTGAAGCGTGAAATTCCGCGTATCGCTATTGAAGGCTACGAGCCGGATCCGTCCATCAAGGCAGAACCGATTGTGAATGGCCGTCAGGGCAGCCGTGGTGGTAGTAGTGGTGGTGCGCGTAGTGCGTCTCCTCGTGCACCGTCTGGCGCACCACGCGGTCAGTCCGAGCGCAGCGAACGTAGTCAAGGTCAGGGCGAGCGCCGTTCAGCCGATGCTAATCGTCAGCCGCGTAAACCGGGCGGTAATAGCGATAGCCCATGGGGTACTGGCGGAAAAGGGAATAGCGGTAAGGGCAGTGGCGAAGGACAACGCCGCGCACCGCGACCGCAAAACCGCAGCAAGCCAGCGGACAAGTAA
- a CDS encoding DUF2384 domain-containing protein, whose translation MKTFSLSTTQTRPPRLWQVAGLNNSDGVALLGQINEGLEGKVANLIADWAKITQNDLRKMSGIPSTTFSRSVKARFSADQSERLVRIIRVIDRAVELFEGDKDEAQKWLNEPNRALGGKVPAELMVSETGAYEVMKLLTRLEHGVYS comes from the coding sequence ATGAAAACATTTAGCTTATCCACGACTCAGACCAGGCCGCCCCGTTTATGGCAGGTGGCCGGATTAAACAATTCTGATGGTGTGGCGCTTCTGGGACAGATTAACGAAGGCCTTGAGGGCAAGGTTGCTAACCTTATCGCTGACTGGGCGAAGATAACGCAAAACGACCTGCGTAAAATGTCCGGCATTCCGTCAACGACGTTTAGCCGCAGCGTCAAAGCGCGATTTAGCGCCGATCAAAGTGAACGGCTGGTGCGTATCATCCGTGTCATTGATCGGGCGGTAGAACTGTTCGAAGGTGATAAGGACGAGGCTCAAAAATGGTTGAATGAGCCAAACCGAGCGCTTGGCGGGAAAGTGCCAGCAGAACTGATGGTATCCGAAACCGGGGCTTACGAAGTCATGAAATTGCTCACGCGCCTGGAACATGGTGTGTACTCTTGA
- a CDS encoding RES domain-containing protein, translating into MILYRLTKTKYLSTAWTGYGAKEAGGRWNSIGTSMVYVSETASLAMLETLVHLHAAQILDYYTLMRIDVPEDQIQSADMDELPDNWAAEEAPPDLAVYGDAWIFTKGSIALRVPSALSPVEYNYLLNPEHPDFYGIIQMAEIIPFQFDSRLKPDRK; encoded by the coding sequence TTGATTCTCTATCGGCTTACAAAGACAAAGTATCTTTCTACAGCCTGGACGGGATACGGAGCAAAAGAGGCTGGAGGCCGCTGGAATAGTATTGGCACCTCGATGGTTTATGTATCAGAAACCGCATCGCTTGCCATGCTGGAGACGCTGGTACATCTGCATGCAGCGCAGATCCTGGATTATTACACGCTAATGCGTATCGATGTGCCTGAGGATCAGATTCAGAGTGCCGATATGGACGAATTGCCAGACAACTGGGCTGCTGAAGAAGCGCCGCCAGATCTGGCTGTATACGGTGATGCATGGATCTTTACCAAAGGTTCGATAGCGTTGCGAGTCCCCAGCGCCCTATCGCCTGTAGAGTATAACTACCTGTTAAACCCTGAACACCCAGATTTCTACGGGATCATTCAGATGGCAGAGATTATACCGTTCCAGTTTGATAGCCGGCTAAAGCCCGATCGTAAATAA